TTACCCCTTTAGATTGGAAACGGAGGGCAATCAAGTATTACCCGGAAAAAATCGCTGTCATTGATGAAGAAAAACAGTTTACTTACAAGGAATTCGGGGAGCGCTCCGATCGGCTTTCTGTCGCCTTGGATGAAGCGGGTGTCCAAAAGGGGGACCACGTCGCCGTCATGATTCCGAATACCCACTATATGCTCGAGAGCTTTTATGGCATTTGCCAGTTGGGAGCGGCAATGGTGCCTCTGAACTATCGCTTATCCGCGGAAGATCTGGAGTATATCATGAATCATAGCGATGCAAAAATGCTAATCGTTGATGAAGCTTTCACCGAGCCGATCGAGGAAATTAGGGAGAAGCTATCGTTGGAAAAAATCATTATCGTCTCCGTGGAAGGGCACTCAAGCTCTTTAGATGGAATCGATTATGAGGAATTTATCCGGACTGTTCCTTCAGATGCCGCGCCTCCTGAAGTGGACATCGATGAAAACCAGCTTCTCACCTTGAATTACACGAGTGGGACGACGTCCAAACCGAAAGGAGTCATGCTTACCCATCGTGCTAATTACATGAATGCCGCCAATTTTATGTATCATCTAAACGTTCGCCATGATGATATCTACTTGCACACGTTGCCGATGTTCCACGCCAACGGCTGGGGCGGTGTATGGGCGATAACAGCAGCGGGCGCTACCCATGTGTGTTTGCGAAAAGTTGATCCCCCGCACATTCTCGATTTGTTCGAAAATAAAAATATATCTCTGTTGTGCGGTGCTCCGACGGTCATCAATATGCTTGTCAATGATCCAAAAGCAAAAGAAACAGAAATCGCTACAAAGCCGAGGATGGCAACAGCAGGTGCACCTCCGGCTGCAGCTCTTATCCAGAAGGCTCAAGACGTTTTAGGATTGGATATGATACATGTTTATGGTTTAACGGAAACCTCTCCTTTCATCCTTTATTGTGAATGGAAAAAAGAATTCGAGGATAAACCGGCAGATGAACAAGCGGCTATAAAGGCTAGGCAGGGGATTGAACTGGCGTTTAACGGGGAGACAAAAGTAGTTCGGGATGACGGTGAAGAAGTAAATTGGGACGGAAATGAATTGGGGGAGATCGTCACCCGTGGCAACGTGGTTATGAAAGGATATTACAAGGCTCCGGAAAAGACGGATGAAGCGATTCGCGCTGGTTGGTACCATACCGGTGATTTAGCGGTTACTCATCCGGATGGATTTATTGAAATCCGTGACCGGGCAAAAGATTTAATTATTTCCGGCGGAGAAAATATTTCATCAACAGAAGTGGAAGGCTTACTGTTTAAACATCCGGATATCATGGACGTGGCAGTCATTGCGATCCCGGATGAAAAATGGGGGGAGATTCCGAAAGCCGTCGTCGTCCGACACTCGAATGCCGAAATCACCGAGGAAACGTTAATTGAGTTTTGCCGCGCAAACCTCGCCCATTTCAAAGCGCCGAAAGTCGTCGAGTTTGTGGAAAGCTTGCCGAAAACCGCAACCGGAAAACTACAAAAATTCCGCTTAAGAGAAGAGCATTGGCAAGGCGCGAAGAAGGTAAACTAGGGTTTGCGATGAGCCTTTTCCCAAAACGGGGAGAAGGCTTATTTTGCTTTAACGAAAATTAGACAGGAACATTCGTTCCTTGAGATCCGATGTGCTATTATCATTGAAAAAAGGATGTGGTAAAATAAGGACAAACGCGATGCCCATACTTGTTCAAGAAGAACCTGCCCCGTATTTGGAATGACCAAAAGATTTTTGCCATAGCTCTCCTCACCGATGCCAATCGATCGTTCCACCCCACAGCTTACGAATATCATTTCTACGGGACGACTCTCACCTATGCTTATAATACCTATAAGGTGTGGAATCAGGACGAAGAAAGGTTGCTAAAATCGAACAATCCTTTTGCGCTCGTCGTATTAGCCGGTAAGTACATGTTAAAAAGTGAAAATAACGCCGATGACCGCTATCAATTCAAACGCCAGTTGTTCGATTTGATTCTCCATAACAAAAACTACTCGCAGGAATATACTCAATCGTTGTTATCTTTTGTCGATTATTTGCTGACCGTGCCGGAGGAAATGAACCAAAAGCTGCAAGACGAATTTAACTCAACGGC
The Salicibibacter kimchii DNA segment above includes these coding regions:
- a CDS encoding long-chain-fatty-acid--CoA ligase, which translates into the protein MLASLTPLDWKRRAIKYYPEKIAVIDEEKQFTYKEFGERSDRLSVALDEAGVQKGDHVAVMIPNTHYMLESFYGICQLGAAMVPLNYRLSAEDLEYIMNHSDAKMLIVDEAFTEPIEEIREKLSLEKIIIVSVEGHSSSLDGIDYEEFIRTVPSDAAPPEVDIDENQLLTLNYTSGTTSKPKGVMLTHRANYMNAANFMYHLNVRHDDIYLHTLPMFHANGWGGVWAITAAGATHVCLRKVDPPHILDLFENKNISLLCGAPTVINMLVNDPKAKETEIATKPRMATAGAPPAAALIQKAQDVLGLDMIHVYGLTETSPFILYCEWKKEFEDKPADEQAAIKARQGIELAFNGETKVVRDDGEEVNWDGNELGEIVTRGNVVMKGYYKAPEKTDEAIRAGWYHTGDLAVTHPDGFIEIRDRAKDLIISGGENISSTEVEGLLFKHPDIMDVAVIAIPDEKWGEIPKAVVVRHSNAEITEETLIEFCRANLAHFKAPKVVEFVESLPKTATGKLQKFRLREEHWQGAKKVN